One genomic region from Nymphaea colorata isolate Beijing-Zhang1983 chromosome 12, ASM883128v2, whole genome shotgun sequence encodes:
- the LOC116266387 gene encoding VAN3-binding protein-like, translating into MDNQLPHLNHGRVSFALDYPMHSLKGLEIMTIPSSSQATQKVKHSKKGKSLHGIDFAELPTSDPDGLNTLGEPSFDFLQLLPLSLSDSTILQDQLAKFKEEHQPREQEEEQDSNDVDSREMVDGETANLREATISRVGRDHYLWLDNIRNWLSTQGYLRSLFERNGHQPESRIRMHFMKEWLRGSSISTLVKEYKQKRKDQLRIRRAQAHAALSVAEVAAAIAGFAANSGNSWDPALASAASLVAAVCAKAAESMGADRTHVSLIIDSAVGSNSTSNILSLTDSAPTCSRCAAMRRYKAQTKLGDSIYQNAPLCTPQAGTDNTETHEYCSSMTDEAALSKGADLLVKGGKKALPRKVSITFKQERVVLKLAKKCFGGAFTTSKQYHIKDVPHQLEEGSFYLLKLETADGGTICIFFSDKRQRDTWGTTITYLLINKDRQ; encoded by the exons ATGGATAATCAGCTTCCACATCTAAATCATGGAAGAGTTTCCTTTGCACTTGACTATCCAATGCATTCTCTTAAG GGATTGGAGATAATGACAATACCATCCTCGTCACAAGCAACACAGAAGGTGAAGCATTCGAAAAAGGGGAAGTCATTGCATGGGATTGATTTCGCAGAACTCCCCACTTCAGATCCCGACGGTTTAAACACGTTGGGAGAGCCttcatttgattttcttcaactCCTTCCACTGAGTCTCTCAGATTCGACT ATTTTGCAGGATCAACTGGCAAAATTCAAAGAGGAGCATCAACCAAGAGAGCAAGAGGAGGAGCAGGATAGTAATGACGTTGATAGCAGAGAAATGGTTGATGGGGAGACAGCAAATCTTAGGGAAGCCACAATCAGCCGTGTCGGTAGAGACCATTACTTGTGGCTTGACAATATAAGG AATTGGTTATCGACACAAGGGTATCTGCGCTCCTTGTTTGAAAGGAATGGTCATCAACCAGAAAGCCGG ATAAGAATGCATTTCATGAAAGAATGGCTGAGAGGGTCTTCTATAAGCACATTGGTGAAAGAATACAAGCAGAAGAGGAAGGACCAACTTAGGATTCGGAGAGCCCAAGCTCATGCCGCACTCTCAGTAGCCGAAGTCGCTGCTGCCATTGCGGGCTTTGCTGCAAATAGTGGAAACAGCTGGGACCCAGCTTTGGCTTCCGCAGCTTCACTAGTGGCTGCAGTATGTGCAAAGGCTGCGGAGTCCATGGGTGCTGATAGAACCCATGTCTCTCTGATCATTGACTCCGCTGTTGGTAGCAATTCAACAAGCAACATCCTCTCCCTCACCGATTCAGCACCAACAT GCTCAAGATGTGCAGCGATGAGAAGATATAAAGCTCAGACCAAACTTGGAGACTCTATATACCAAAATGCACCTCTATGTACACCTCAAGCAGGCACAGATAATACAGAAACACATGAGTATTGCAGTTCGATGACTGATGAAGCAGCACTTAGTAAAGGTGCCGATCTCCTTGTAAAAGGTG GAAAGAAAGCACTACCAAGAAAAGTCAGTATCACATTCAAGCAAGAGCGGGTTGTCCTCAAGTTGGCAAAGAAATGCTTCGGTGGAGCCTTTACAACATCAAAACAAT ATCATATCAAAGACGTTCCTCACCAACTAGAAGAGGGGAGCTTCTATTTGTTGAAGCTAGAAACTGCAGATGGTGGCactatttgtatttttttcagtGATAAAAGACAACGAGATACATGGGGAACCACAATCACGTATCTTCTAATCAACAAGGATCGTCAGTGA
- the LOC116265874 gene encoding phragmoplastin DRP1E-like, whose protein sequence is MTTMESLISLVNRIQRACTVLGDHGGDGALPTLWEALPSVAVVGGQSSGKSSVLESIVGRDFLPRGSGIVTRRPLVLQLHKTEEGQSEYAEFLHLPKRRFTDFSAVRKEIQDETDRITGRTRMISPVPIHLSIYSPNVVNLTLIDLPGLTKVAVEGQPESIVVEIDNMVRSYVEKPNCIILAISPANQDIATSDAIKIAREVDPTGERTFGVLTKLDLMDKGTNALDVLEGRSYRLQHPWVGIVNRSQADINKNVDMIAARRKEKEYFSTSPDYGHLASKMGSEYLAKLLSKHLESVIRSRIPSISSLINKTIDELESEMDHLGRPIAIDAGAQLYTILELCRAFDRVFKEHLDGGRPGGDRIYGVFDNQLPAALRKLPFDRHLSLQNVRKVVSEADGYQPHLIAPEQGYRRLIDGALNYFKGPAEASVDAVHLILKELVRKSISETQELKRFPTLQAEIAAAAYQALEKFREDGRKSTLRLVDMESSYLTVDFFRKLPQEVEKGGNPATPTMDRYTEGHFRRIGSNVSAYVGMVGETLRRSIPKAVVHCQVREAKRSLLNDFYTQIGKKEGKQFAALLDEDPALMERRQQCAKRLELYKSARDEIDAVSWAR, encoded by the exons ATGACGACGATGGAGTCTCTGATCAGCCTTGTGAACAGGATACAGAGGGCCTGTACCGTCCTCGGCGACCATGGCGGTGACGGCGCGCTGCCTACCCTCTGGGAGGCTCTCCCCTCCGTCGCCGTCGTCGGCGGTCAG AGTTCCGGGAAATCTTCGGTGCTGGAGAGCATCGTCGGCAGGGATTTCCTCCCGAGAGGATCCG GTATTGTGACGAGGAGGCCATTGGTGTTGCAACTTCATAAGACGGAGGAAGGGCAGTCAGAGTACGCGGAGTTCCTTCATTTGCCAAAAAGAAGATTCACCGACTTCT CTGCTGTGCGCAAGGAAATTCAGGACGAAACGGATAGAATAACTGGAAGAACTAGAATGATCTCCCCTGTTCCTATTCATCTTAGCATTTACTCTCCAAATG TTGTCAACTTAACATTGATTGATCTGCCTGGCCTGACAAAGGTTGCTGTAG AAGGACAGCCTGAAAGCATTGTGGTAGAAATTGATAATATGGTGCGCTCATATGTTGAAAAG CCAAATTGCATCATATTGGCGATATCACCAGCAAATCAGGATATAGCAACATCTGATGCTATTAAGATTGCAAGAGAAGTTGACCCTACAG GCGAGAGAACATTTGGGGTGTTGACAAAGCTTGATCTGATGGATAAGGGAACAAATGCCTTAGAT GTTCTGGAAGGAAGATCTTATAGGTTACAACATCCTTGGGTTGGAATTGTGAATCGATCACAAGCAGATATTAACAAGAATGTTGACATGATTGCTGCACGACGCAAGGAGAAAGAATATTTTTCTACAAGCCCTGACTATGGGCACCTAGCAAGTAAAATGGGTTCTGAATACCTTGCAAAGCTTCTGTCGAAG CACCTGGAATCTGTAATTAGGTCAAGAATACCTAGCATTTCATCCTTGataaataagaccattgatgaGTTGGAATCAGAGATGGACCATCTTGGCAGACCTATTGCAATTGATGCTGGG gcacAGTTATATACAATTTTAGAGCTTTGCCGTGCATTTGACCGTGTTTTCAAAGAGCACCTTGATGGAGG gCGACCTGGAGGTGACCGAATCTATGGAGTTTTTGACAACCAACTTCCTGCAGCGCTAAGAAAATTGCCATTTGATCGGCATTTGTCTCTGCAAAATGTGCGGAAAGTGGTCTCTGAAGCTGATGGTTATCAACCTCATTTGATTGCTCCTGAGCAAGGATATAGGCGACTGATAGATGGAGCTCTTAACTATTTTAAAGGACCAGCTGAAGCATCAGTTGATGCG GTGCATCTCATCTTGAAGGAACTCGTTAGGAAGTCAATAAGTGAAACTCAG GAATTGAAGCGGTTTCCAACCTTGCAAGCTGAGATAGCAGCAGCTGCTTATCAGGCTCTGGAAAAATTTCGTGAAGATGGTCGGAAATCAACACTACGGTTAGTGGATATGGAATCCTCCTATTTAACTGTTGACTTTTTCCGGAAGCTCCCACAGGAAGTTGAAAAAGGTGGAAATCCTGCTACCCCCACTATGGACCGTTACACTGAGGGTCATTTTCGGAGAATTGGTTCTAATGTGTCTGCATATGTGGGGATGGTGGGTGAAACACTGAGGCGCTCTATTCCAAAGGCTGTTGTCCATTGTCAAGTCCGAGAGGCCAAGCGTTCATTACTCAATGACTTTTACACACAAATCGGGAAGAAGGAG GGTAAACAATTTGCAGCACTGTTGGATGAAGATCCTGCACTCATGGAACGTAGACAGCAGTGTGCCAAGAGGCTTGAGTTGTACAAGTCTGCTAGGGATGAAATTGATGCTGTGTCTTGGGCTAGATAG